DNA from Cyanobacteria bacterium FACHB-DQ100:
TTGGCAACGCTGCAAAAGCTGCAAGAGCAGTTTGCGGCAGAGTTAGCCACACTGCGAGGACGAGTGGATGCACTCGAAGCACGCACCACGACCTTAGAGAAGCAGCAGTTCTCAACCACGACGAAACTGCAAGGGGAAGCAATCTTCTCGATCTCTGGTGCTCAGGGCGATCAAGTCGCTGTTTCCAGCTTTACAGGCACTGGCGCTCCCACAGCGACAACGCCCGAAGTTGCTGACAATACCACCTTCAGCAATCGGGTTCGTCTGAGCCTGTTGACCAGCTTTACCGGAAAAGACACCTTATTAACTCGTTTGCAAGGTCGCAACATTCCGAACTTTGGAGGCGCAACCGTAACCGGCACGAACATGGCACGTCTGTCTTATGAAGGCGGCGGCCCTTCCGGCAACCAGGTTGGAATCGATAAATTGTTCTACCGCTTCCCGATCGGCAATGGTGGACAAATCACGCTCGACGCATTCGGCGGTGAATTCTACAACAACATGCCGAACTTCAACCCCTTGCTGGCAAGCGACGGACAAGGATCGATCTCCCGCTTTGGTCGATTCAACCCGGTCTACCGTGCTGCTGCTGGCGGTACAGGGGTAACGCTCAACTACCCGTTGGGCAACGCGCTCACCGTCTCTCTCGGCTACCTGGCTAGCAACGCCAACAACCCAGGCGATCGATTTGGCTTGTTCAATGGCTCAAATGCTGCGATCGCTCAGTTAGGCTTCAAACCTGCTAGCAATATCGACCTAGGCTTAACCTATGTCCGCTCCTACACCAACTTTGCCGCTGGAGATGCTGGTTCGATCAACGTCTCTCAGGGTGTAGTGGGTGCAACCGGAAGCGCCTTGGCAAATGCTCCGTTTGGCGCGGTGGCAACTAGCGCGAATAACTTCGGCATTCAAGGTGCATTCCGCATCACGCCAAACTTCACGCTGGCGGCTTGGGGTGGATACACTCAAGCTTTCAGAGAAAGCCCACTTCCCTCGGCTACCGGTCGTCGTGCTGAGGCTTGGAACTGGGCAGTTTCTCTGGCATTCCCAGACTTGGGCGGTAAAGGCAACCTCGCAGGTGTCATCTTTGGCGTTCCGCCGAGAGCTTCATCGCTGAACGTTGCTGGTCGCAACGACCGCGATGTATCCTACCACCTGGAAGGATTGTATCGCCTCCGCCTCAATCAGAATCTCTCAATCACACCGGGCATCATCGTGATTCTCAATCCCGAACATAATGACGCGAACCGCACTGTTTATGTCGGTACGATTCGGACGACCTTCACGTTCTAATCGGATTCCAGCTTGAGTAATCACGCGGCGTATTATCGTCCGCAAAGCCCCGCAACTTGCGGGGCTTTTTTATTACATTTAGAAAACCTGCAAAACCCTAGTGTTAAACCGGAGTATACTAGAAAGAGCCTGTTAACCTGATCCCAGAGTGTACCCGTGGAGATTTCCTGTAAGAGTGAGTATGCGCTACTTGCGCTGATTGAGCTATCTGTCGCTTATGACAGCGGCGAACCTCTGCAAATTCGACAGATTTCCGCCCAGCAAAATATTCCTGATCGCTATCTCGAACAACTGCTGGCAACCCTGCGACGCGGCGGAATTGTGCGATCGCAGCGGGGCGCAAAAGGCGGATACCTACTCGCGCGGGAACCGTGGAAAATTACGCTCTTTGAAGTGTTAGCTTGTCTTGAAGGCTTTGATAGCCAACCGATCGACCAGGAAACCGCACTCAAATCCGGCAAAACGCTAGAAGGATCGATCGTGTGCGAGATCTGGCAAGAGGCGAACGATGCGGCAAACGCAGTGTTTCAGAAATACACGCTGAAGGATTTGCGTGAGCGCCGGGATTCTC
Protein-coding regions in this window:
- a CDS encoding iron uptake porin, which encodes LATLQKLQEQFAAELATLRGRVDALEARTTTLEKQQFSTTTKLQGEAIFSISGAQGDQVAVSSFTGTGAPTATTPEVADNTTFSNRVRLSLLTSFTGKDTLLTRLQGRNIPNFGGATVTGTNMARLSYEGGGPSGNQVGIDKLFYRFPIGNGGQITLDAFGGEFYNNMPNFNPLLASDGQGSISRFGRFNPVYRAAAGGTGVTLNYPLGNALTVSLGYLASNANNPGDRFGLFNGSNAAIAQLGFKPASNIDLGLTYVRSYTNFAAGDAGSINVSQGVVGATGSALANAPFGAVATSANNFGIQGAFRITPNFTLAAWGGYTQAFRESPLPSATGRRAEAWNWAVSLAFPDLGGKGNLAGVIFGVPPRASSLNVAGRNDRDVSYHLEGLYRLRLNQNLSITPGIIVILNPEHNDANRTVYVGTIRTTFTF
- a CDS encoding Rrf2 family transcriptional regulator codes for the protein MEISCKSEYALLALIELSVAYDSGEPLQIRQISAQQNIPDRYLEQLLATLRRGGIVRSQRGAKGGYLLAREPWKITLFEVLACLEGFDSQPIDQETALKSGKTLEGSIVCEIWQEANDAANAVFQKYTLKDLRERRDSRRQLDFMYYI